A genome region from Tolypothrix sp. PCC 7712 includes the following:
- a CDS encoding DUF2231 domain-containing protein, whose protein sequence is MNSQLIDQLGLKLTANGLPYEIPLHPQLVHLTLGLFIIAILFDIAATLFPIEKPIFKFLGLPAIRAGLFDVGWYNLLAAATVTFFTVAAGFFELLLANPPVNEKSAWGLSAPLTMLLHGLGGVLLLATMVGMAVWRGLQRYRWRKDSPRQVQWSYLLLGIVILGILYVHGTLGAQLGEEFGIHVTAAKLLQQGTNPDLFFK, encoded by the coding sequence ATGAACTCGCAGCTTATCGATCAGTTGGGATTAAAACTCACTGCTAACGGACTACCCTACGAAATTCCTCTGCATCCCCAACTAGTGCATCTAACATTGGGTTTATTTATTATTGCCATCCTCTTTGATATTGCAGCCACACTTTTTCCTATAGAAAAACCGATTTTTAAATTTTTAGGTCTTCCTGCTATCCGTGCGGGTCTGTTTGATGTCGGTTGGTACAATCTCCTAGCGGCGGCGACTGTAACTTTTTTCACTGTGGCGGCGGGATTTTTTGAGCTATTGTTAGCAAACCCACCAGTTAACGAAAAGAGTGCTTGGGGTTTGAGCGCTCCTTTGACAATGCTGTTACATGGTTTAGGTGGTGTGTTGTTGTTAGCAACTATGGTGGGAATGGCTGTGTGGCGAGGCTTACAACGCTACCGTTGGCGCAAAGATTCACCAAGACAGGTGCAGTGGAGTTACTTGTTACTAGGAATTGTCATCCTCGGCATTTTATATGTTCACGGAACATTAGGGGCGCAATTAGGAGAAGAGTTTGGCATTCATGTTACTGCTGCAAAATTACTTCAACAGGGTACAAATCCTGATTTGTTCTTCAAATAA
- a CDS encoding alpha/beta fold hydrolase: MAANYTEFYTWHNYRCAYEVHQPNNVNSAGIPLLLIHPIGVGLSRQFWQRFCREWYQAGHRNPIYDPDLLGCGESDMPHVAYTPSDWAEQLHYFLKNVVQTPVIVIVQGALLSSAIKLVQIEPNLIDSLVFASPPAWPIMTKESPVWQQKLAWNLFDSPLGNAFYRYARTPKFLRSFSTRQLFASSETADQEWLNTLVQGAENSANRYAVFSFLAGFWRQDYSHDIAAIKQPVLVVVGDKASNISKEGQTETPDERLANYLAYLPQGQGAKLPGRNVLPYESTAEFVTAIAPFIHSRA, encoded by the coding sequence ATGGCAGCAAATTATACAGAGTTTTACACTTGGCACAATTATCGCTGTGCTTACGAAGTTCATCAACCTAATAATGTAAATTCTGCAGGTATTCCTTTACTATTAATTCATCCCATAGGTGTGGGCTTATCACGGCAGTTTTGGCAAAGATTTTGTCGTGAATGGTATCAAGCAGGGCATCGTAATCCTATTTATGATCCTGATTTATTAGGATGTGGTGAAAGTGATATGCCTCACGTCGCCTATACTCCTAGCGATTGGGCGGAACAATTGCATTATTTCTTAAAAAATGTTGTGCAAACACCTGTAATTGTCATAGTGCAAGGTGCTTTATTAAGTAGTGCAATTAAATTAGTGCAAATAGAACCAAACTTGATTGACTCCCTAGTATTTGCTAGTCCTCCAGCTTGGCCGATTATGACGAAAGAATCACCAGTTTGGCAGCAAAAGCTAGCTTGGAATCTCTTTGATTCACCGTTGGGTAATGCTTTTTATCGCTATGCACGCACTCCCAAATTTTTGCGTTCTTTTTCCACTCGTCAACTATTTGCTAGTAGTGAGACAGCCGATCAAGAATGGTTAAATACTTTAGTTCAAGGTGCAGAAAATAGCGCCAATCGCTATGCAGTATTTTCTTTTTTAGCTGGGTTTTGGCGACAGGATTATAGTCATGATATCGCTGCTATTAAACAACCAGTGTTAGTAGTTGTTGGAGACAAAGCATCAAATATTAGCAAAGAAGGGCAAACAGAAACACCAGACGAACGTTTAGCTAACTACCTTGCTTATTTACCTCAAGGACAAGGAGCTAAATTGCCTGGACGCAATGTCCTACCCTATGAATCTACAGCAGAATTTGTAACTGCGATCGCACCTTTTATTCACTCTAGAGCTTAG
- a CDS encoding glutathione peroxidase — translation MLSNRRGQRVPNVTFRTRKNNQWVNITTNDLFADKTVIVFSLPGAFTPTCSSTHLPGYNQLANVFKENGVDDIVCISVNDAFVMNEWAKDQEATNITLIPDGNGEFTEGMGMLVDKTELGFGKRSWRYSMLVKNGVIDNMFIEPEEPGDPFKVSDAETMLRYINPEAVKPKLVSLFTKVGCPYCARAKELLKEHHLDYEEIVLGKDVTTNSLKAITGATTVPQVFIDGQLIGGSEALASYFGGR, via the coding sequence ATGCTGTCCAATCGCCGTGGTCAACGAGTTCCTAATGTTACGTTTCGTACTCGTAAAAACAACCAATGGGTAAATATAACCACTAATGACCTGTTTGCCGATAAGACAGTGATTGTCTTCTCCTTACCAGGCGCTTTTACACCCACTTGTTCTTCTACCCACCTACCTGGTTATAACCAGTTGGCTAATGTATTTAAAGAAAATGGCGTGGATGATATTGTTTGTATTTCCGTCAATGATGCCTTTGTCATGAATGAATGGGCTAAAGACCAAGAAGCCACTAATATTACTTTGATACCTGATGGTAACGGAGAATTTACCGAAGGTATGGGAATGCTAGTAGATAAAACAGAACTGGGCTTTGGTAAACGTTCATGGCGCTATTCTATGCTTGTCAAAAATGGTGTAATTGACAACATGTTCATTGAACCGGAAGAGCCAGGCGATCCCTTTAAGGTATCCGACGCTGAGACAATGCTGCGATACATTAACCCTGAAGCTGTAAAACCGAAGCTAGTTTCTCTGTTTACTAAAGTAGGTTGTCCTTACTGCGCCCGTGCAAAAGAATTGCTCAAAGAGCATCATTTGGATTATGAAGAAATTGTTCTAGGTAAGGATGTTACTACGAACTCTTTAAAAGCAATTACAGGTGCAACAACAGTTCCCCAAGTATTTATTGATGGGCAACTTATTGGTGGTTCTGAGGCTTTAGCATCTTACTTTGGCGGAAGATAG
- a CDS encoding ATP-binding protein, with protein MLDTSTLLIIDDCAADRKIYRRYLLQDPYQSYQILEADCAESGLALCQEFGCDVILLDFCLPDMSGLDFFDKLKQTILDTCVSVIMLTGRGDEEVAVQAMKQGAQDYLVKQYLKPEVLQLAVRNATKQSYLQAQLYKHRERQRLIATTALRIRQSLDLEQILNTAVVEVQQLLKCDRVMVYQFTSEIEGKTVACSIECCRGLQAYNNIQNVCNRVGGENQHWGCKLPMSDFYNAGWSNFYLQLLEQFKNEENLVAPIHLSNNDQQEDQLWGLLIAHHSSGERGWQADEVEMLNELSVQLAIAIQQAELLAQTQAALAKEKQLNAFKSQIVATVSHEYRTPLTSILAAASTVIKHGQHLDDPKKQKLLGIIEQKARSMAKLVDNMLMVNQIELDKTRFQPVPLNLLQFFSDLMEQEQELISDRHELIFHSSGNYQDFWGDRGLLQQIFVNLMSNAVKYSPQGGSVEVDLMGKESEVVFSITDQGIGIPIADQEHLFQSFGRGSNVGTIPGTGLGLAIAKSCVELHGGKITLSSQVDQGTTVTVTLPKQHRAYYAKHC; from the coding sequence ATGTTGGACACCTCGACGCTACTGATCATTGATGATTGTGCAGCGGATCGGAAAATCTATCGTCGATATCTTTTACAAGATCCCTATCAGTCCTACCAAATTTTAGAGGCAGACTGTGCAGAAAGCGGCTTGGCATTATGTCAAGAATTTGGCTGTGATGTGATTCTGCTGGATTTTTGCCTGCCTGATATGAGTGGCTTGGATTTTTTTGATAAGTTAAAACAGACAATACTGGATACTTGCGTATCAGTAATTATGCTGACTGGACGCGGAGATGAAGAAGTAGCCGTTCAAGCCATGAAACAGGGTGCTCAAGATTATTTAGTCAAGCAATACCTCAAACCAGAGGTACTGCAACTAGCTGTCCGTAATGCCACCAAGCAATCTTATTTACAAGCCCAACTCTACAAACATCGAGAACGACAGCGTTTAATAGCCACAACAGCGCTGCGAATTCGCCAGTCTCTTGACTTAGAGCAGATTTTAAACACAGCAGTAGTAGAAGTACAGCAGTTGCTCAAATGCGATCGCGTCATGGTTTATCAGTTCACCTCCGAAATTGAGGGTAAAACTGTAGCTTGCTCCATTGAGTGTTGTAGAGGTCTCCAAGCATACAATAACATCCAAAATGTCTGTAATCGGGTGGGGGGTGAAAACCAACATTGGGGATGTAAATTACCCATGTCTGATTTCTACAATGCTGGCTGGAGTAATTTTTATTTGCAGTTGTTAGAACAATTTAAAAACGAGGAAAATTTAGTAGCTCCTATTCATTTAAGTAACAACGATCAGCAAGAAGATCAGCTTTGGGGCCTATTGATTGCTCACCACAGTTCCGGAGAGCGGGGTTGGCAAGCTGATGAAGTAGAAATGCTCAATGAATTATCGGTACAATTAGCGATCGCAATTCAACAAGCAGAATTACTCGCCCAAACTCAAGCCGCCCTAGCCAAAGAAAAACAACTCAATGCATTTAAATCTCAAATTGTCGCCACAGTTTCCCACGAATATCGCACCCCATTAACTTCGATTTTGGCAGCAGCATCGACTGTGATTAAACATGGCCAGCATTTAGACGATCCTAAAAAACAGAAGTTATTAGGAATCATTGAACAAAAAGCTAGGTCTATGGCCAAACTGGTGGATAATATGCTGATGGTCAACCAAATCGAACTGGACAAAACCAGATTTCAGCCCGTACCCCTAAATCTGCTGCAATTTTTCAGTGATTTGATGGAACAAGAGCAAGAACTAATTAGCGATCGCCATGAATTAATTTTTCATAGCAGTGGAAATTACCAAGATTTTTGGGGCGATCGCGGACTGTTGCAGCAAATATTTGTGAATTTAATGTCCAATGCAGTTAAGTATTCTCCCCAAGGGGGTAGTGTAGAAGTTGACTTAATGGGAAAAGAATCAGAAGTGGTGTTTTCCATCACAGACCAGGGCATTGGCATACCAATAGCAGATCAAGAACACTTATTTCAATCCTTTGGTCGGGGAAGTAACGTCGGGACAATTCCCGGTACAGGTTTAGGATTAGCGATCGCTAAATCTTGCGTGGAGTTACATGGCGGAAAGATTACATTATCCAGTCAAGTTGATCAAGGAACTACTGTGACAGTCACCTTACCCAAGCAACATAGAGCTTATTATGCCAAACACTGTTAG
- a CDS encoding DUF2231 domain-containing protein — MSALPLNSQNLPYPDPLHPIIVHFVIAMVFFSFFCDVVGYFTRNVRLLEVSFWNMFVAAIAIFMAVIFGQFEAGLANIYAAAQPTLNFHIIMGWSLAAIVVAIAAWRLVIRNRRTQKIPPAYLGAATFLICLMFLQVYLGSKLFWVYGFHVEPVVEAMKRGVSG; from the coding sequence ATGTCTGCTTTACCTCTCAATAGTCAGAATCTCCCGTACCCCGATCCTCTACATCCCATCATTGTTCACTTTGTGATAGCGATGGTGTTTTTCTCGTTTTTCTGCGATGTTGTGGGCTATTTCACCCGCAACGTGCGTTTATTGGAGGTGAGTTTCTGGAATATGTTTGTGGCTGCGATCGCTATTTTTATGGCGGTCATATTTGGTCAGTTTGAAGCGGGTTTAGCTAATATTTACGCAGCTGCTCAACCAACGCTGAATTTTCATATAATCATGGGTTGGTCGTTAGCGGCCATTGTAGTGGCGATCGCAGCTTGGCGGTTAGTAATTCGCAACCGCCGTACCCAAAAAATACCACCAGCTTATCTCGGTGCAGCAACATTTTTAATTTGTTTGATGTTCTTGCAAGTGTATTTAGGAAGCAAGCTGTTTTGGGTGTATGGCTTTCATGTAGAGCCAGTTGTGGAAGCCATGAAGCGGGGAGTCTCGGGATGA
- a CDS encoding response regulator, with protein MTTKLHEPLLVVEDSNEDFRMLQRLMRRMAVQNPIYRCTNGDEVLDLLYQEGNNEKSSVGIKPSVILLDLNLPGIDGRDILERLKQDTCFKEIPIVVFTTSSNPKDIELCYQKGANGYLVKPMDAQELQKTIQAFVAYWLEANTPPV; from the coding sequence ATGACAACGAAACTTCATGAACCTCTGCTCGTGGTTGAGGACAGCAATGAAGATTTTAGGATGCTGCAACGGTTAATGCGACGCATGGCTGTGCAAAACCCTATCTATCGCTGTACCAATGGAGACGAGGTCTTAGATTTACTTTATCAAGAGGGCAACAATGAAAAATCTTCTGTGGGTATTAAACCTTCTGTGATCCTGCTTGACCTCAATTTACCGGGGATTGATGGTCGTGACATTTTGGAAAGGCTTAAGCAAGACACCTGTTTTAAAGAAATCCCGATTGTGGTTTTCACTACTTCATCAAATCCTAAGGATATTGAATTGTGTTACCAAAAAGGCGCAAATGGTTATCTTGTTAAGCCGATGGATGCACAAGAACTCCAAAAGACAATTCAAGCGTTTGTCGCTTATTGGCTAGAGGCTAATACTCCGCCAGTCTGA
- a CDS encoding tautomerase family protein yields MVQVKVYGLADKLNPIKAELSNTIHSVLIDVLQISPEKRFHRFFPLAANDFYYPSDRSQQYLIIEIVMFEGRSVETKKQLIHQLFKKINEQFNIVVADIEITFFETPKYNWGIRGLPGDELILNYQVEV; encoded by the coding sequence ATGGTACAAGTCAAAGTATATGGTTTAGCAGATAAATTAAACCCGATTAAGGCGGAGTTATCCAATACTATTCATAGTGTTTTAATTGATGTATTACAAATTAGCCCGGAAAAACGATTTCATCGGTTCTTTCCCCTAGCAGCTAATGATTTTTACTATCCTTCGGATAGGTCGCAGCAATATCTCATTATCGAGATTGTGATGTTTGAAGGACGCTCTGTAGAAACTAAAAAACAGTTAATTCACCAATTATTTAAAAAGATTAATGAACAATTTAATATTGTTGTAGCTGATATTGAGATTACTTTTTTTGAAACCCCTAAATATAACTGGGGTATTAGGGGCTTACCAGGAGATGAATTAATCTTGAATTATCAAGTCGAAGTTTAA
- a CDS encoding TetR/AcrR family transcriptional regulator codes for MSKGEETKAKIIRQAAELFNQQGYTGSSISDIMRVTGLQKGGIYNHFQSKDDLALQAFDYAIASVSQQTRAALRSKRHAIERLQAIIGVFSSFVDNPPIKGGCPILNTAIESDDAHAALRERTQKAMDSWRELIRLIIEKGISRGEIRSEVDADEAATIIIATLEGAMMISKLYDDAIHMQRAINHLNQYINNQRNS; via the coding sequence ATGTCCAAAGGCGAAGAAACCAAAGCAAAAATTATTCGACAAGCAGCAGAACTGTTTAACCAACAGGGTTACACTGGCTCGTCAATTTCGGACATCATGCGGGTTACAGGATTGCAAAAAGGAGGAATTTACAATCATTTTCAAAGTAAGGATGACTTAGCACTACAGGCTTTTGATTATGCGATCGCTTCTGTAAGTCAGCAAACTAGAGCTGCATTGCGTAGTAAACGCCATGCCATTGAACGTCTACAAGCCATTATTGGGGTATTTAGCAGTTTTGTAGATAACCCACCCATCAAAGGAGGTTGTCCAATACTAAATACTGCAATTGAAAGTGATGATGCTCATGCCGCCTTACGAGAACGCACTCAAAAAGCAATGGATTCTTGGCGAGAACTGATTCGCTTAATTATAGAAAAAGGAATTTCTAGAGGTGAAATTCGCTCTGAGGTAGATGCTGATGAAGCTGCCACTATCATTATTGCCACCCTAGAAGGAGCGATGATGATCAGTAAGTTATATGATGATGCCATTCATATGCAAAGGGCGATTAATCACCTAAATCAATACATCAATAATCAAAGGAATTCGTAA
- a CDS encoding class I SAM-dependent methyltransferase — MIVTDSSYVFAKSQNSPELKRLQTIEKVFDPATRKRLLATGLTTGWRCLEVGAGAGSIMRWMADIVGESGNVVAVDMDTRFLQDSQPSNVEILQKDIRYLELEKHSFDLIHARFVLVHIPDFRVALSQMLSMLKPGGWIVLEEPDFAAARAIVGNSQALQSVNRVNQAILRMFANKGLDYALGVKLPAICQRQGLQLLSVDNDTPVANGGFGIATVMKMSAMQLAQAYIATGQANHEDIELYCQFADDPSTWAIYHATVGVVAQQSA, encoded by the coding sequence ATGATAGTGACAGACTCTAGCTACGTATTTGCTAAGTCACAAAATTCTCCGGAACTAAAAAGACTGCAAACAATCGAAAAAGTCTTCGATCCAGCAACTCGCAAACGATTACTAGCAACAGGCCTAACAACAGGTTGGCGATGTCTGGAAGTAGGCGCAGGGGCTGGTTCTATTATGCGATGGATGGCAGACATCGTTGGTGAAAGCGGCAATGTTGTGGCTGTAGACATGGATACTCGGTTTTTACAAGACTCCCAGCCATCGAATGTAGAAATCTTACAAAAGGATATTCGGTATTTAGAACTGGAGAAGCATTCTTTTGATTTGATTCATGCTCGTTTTGTTCTCGTCCATATCCCTGACTTTCGAGTTGCATTATCCCAAATGCTCAGTATGTTGAAACCGGGTGGATGGATTGTATTGGAGGAGCCTGATTTTGCTGCTGCTAGGGCGATTGTGGGAAATTCACAAGCACTGCAGTCAGTGAATCGAGTTAATCAAGCTATCTTGCGGATGTTTGCGAATAAAGGACTTGATTATGCTTTGGGTGTGAAGTTACCTGCTATTTGCCAAAGACAAGGATTACAGCTGTTATCTGTAGACAATGATACACCCGTAGCTAATGGTGGTTTTGGTATAGCAACAGTGATGAAGATGTCTGCTATGCAACTTGCACAGGCTTATATTGCAACAGGTCAAGCTAATCATGAGGATATTGAACTGTATTGCCAATTTGCAGATGATCCCAGTACTTGGGCTATTTATCACGCCACTGTGGGAGTTGTGGCGCAACAATCTGCATAA
- a CDS encoding sensor histidine kinase produces MSEQLLIEKELRNSENHLKQQTQNLEQITQKLQQAPQLLLAEKMSSLGQLVAGIAHEINNPVNFILANLSYLGEYFQALVAINEIYQQRYLQMDAEIQALNQQYDLEFVVNDIPNLLESMQRGARRIHKIVLALRNFSRLDEAEIKSVDIHDGIDSTLLLLQYRLNPQQDNSGIQVIKHYGELPNVECYPDQLNQVFMNILSNAIDILENHSSKDDRIIEIRTHLLHENVVVISIKDNGQGIDEEIQRQLFDPFFTTKEVGKGTGLGLSISYQIIVNTHKGSLKCISAPGKGAEFVIEIPLFIDAKI; encoded by the coding sequence ATGTCAGAGCAATTACTGATAGAAAAAGAACTAAGAAACTCAGAAAATCATTTAAAACAACAAACTCAAAATCTCGAGCAGATCACACAAAAGCTTCAGCAAGCACCTCAATTGCTCCTCGCTGAAAAGATGTCTAGCCTAGGACAGCTAGTGGCTGGTATTGCCCATGAAATTAATAATCCTGTAAATTTTATTTTGGCTAACCTCTCTTATCTCGGTGAATATTTTCAAGCCCTTGTAGCTATTAATGAAATTTATCAGCAACGTTACCTTCAGATGGATGCTGAAATTCAAGCTCTGAATCAACAATACGATTTAGAATTTGTAGTTAATGATATCCCAAACCTTTTAGAGTCGATGCAAAGAGGTGCAAGACGTATTCATAAAATTGTCTTGGCACTGCGTAATTTTTCACGTCTTGATGAAGCAGAAATAAAATCTGTAGATATTCATGATGGTATTGATAGTACTTTGTTACTCCTGCAATATCGACTGAACCCTCAACAGGATAATTCTGGTATTCAAGTTATCAAACACTATGGTGAATTACCCAATGTGGAATGCTATCCAGACCAGTTAAATCAAGTATTTATGAATATTTTGAGCAATGCTATTGATATTTTAGAAAATCATAGTTCAAAAGATGACCGTATTATTGAAATTCGCACGCATTTGTTACATGAAAATGTAGTTGTCATTAGTATTAAAGATAATGGGCAAGGGATAGATGAAGAGATTCAGAGACAATTGTTTGACCCGTTTTTTACAACTAAAGAAGTTGGAAAGGGAACAGGTTTGGGATTATCTATTAGTTATCAAATTATTGTCAACACACACAAAGGTTCCTTGAAATGCATTTCAGCACCAGGCAAAGGGGCAGAGTTCGTCATTGAAATTCCGTTATTTATAGATGCTAAAATTTGA
- a CDS encoding alpha/beta fold hydrolase, which translates to MSTITTQDGTQIYYKDWGAGQPVVFSHGWPLSSDSWEAQMLFVANHGYRAIAHDRRGHGRSSQPWNGNEMDTYADDLATLIETLDLHGVTLIGFSTGGGEVARYIGRHGTARVSKAALISAVPPLMLKTANNPDGQPIEVFDGLRAASLADRSQLYKDLASGPFFGFNRPGAQVSQGMSDWFWLQGMQGGHKNTFDCIKAFSETDFTADLKKFDVPTLIVHGDDDQIVPINAAGIASAKIVKNATLKIYPGAPHGLTNTHQDQLNADLLSFLKD; encoded by the coding sequence ATGAGTACAATCACGACCCAAGACGGCACCCAAATTTATTACAAAGACTGGGGTGCAGGACAGCCTGTTGTCTTCAGTCATGGCTGGCCCTTAAGTTCCGATAGTTGGGAAGCGCAGATGTTGTTTGTGGCAAACCACGGCTATCGAGCGATCGCCCACGATCGCCGGGGACATGGTCGCTCAAGCCAACCCTGGAACGGTAATGAAATGGATACCTATGCCGATGACCTGGCGACTTTAATTGAAACCTTAGATTTGCACGGAGTTACTCTGATCGGTTTCTCCACAGGTGGCGGTGAAGTCGCCCGCTATATTGGTCGTCATGGTACAGCACGAGTTAGCAAAGCTGCATTGATATCTGCAGTGCCCCCGCTCATGCTCAAGACTGCAAATAATCCCGATGGACAGCCCATCGAGGTGTTTGACGGGCTGCGTGCTGCTTCCCTTGCTGACCGATCGCAACTTTACAAAGACCTCGCCAGCGGCCCATTTTTTGGTTTCAATCGCCCTGGTGCTCAAGTCTCTCAGGGGATGAGTGATTGGTTCTGGTTGCAGGGGATGCAGGGAGGTCACAAAAACACGTTTGACTGCATCAAGGCATTTTCGGAGACAGATTTCACCGCAGATCTGAAAAAGTTCGATGTGCCAACGTTGATTGTTCACGGCGATGATGACCAAATCGTGCCTATTAATGCTGCAGGGATCGCTTCCGCCAAAATTGTGAAGAATGCCACATTGAAAATCTATCCTGGCGCGCCCCACGGACTGACCAATACCCACCAAGACCAACTTAACGCTGACCTTTTGTCCTTCCTCAAGGACTGA
- a CDS encoding ATP-binding protein, with protein sequence MSQSEETTAQNPFLTNHDRRAIHLAGSIQPHGVLLALNSQLEILQVSNNTQQYFGKATQDLLGQSLDSLFEERQVAVIKQCWEKNIGSVSSYKVAIITNHQEQFFDCIVHRTADVLIVELEAMSTTGYAYASNSEISFLSFHAVVSDAIAQMQSTANLVEFLDLVVTELRKITEFDRVMAYQFDEQGSGAVVAEAKREDLPPYLGLHYPETDIPIESRELYTRCKLRFIPDFNAQAVNLVPINHPITHQPLDLSLSVLRGVDACCVEFHQNMGVRALLVISLMQEGKLWGLISCHHHTPKHLAYEVRKICEFLGQIVSSELAHKVSYSEWDYEVKLKALQSELLASISQADNFIDALIKPEIRLLDVVSAAGAAVCLDNEITLVGATPNLEQVQALIEWADTQVRENLFYTDSLAKLYPDGIVFKDTASGLLLLRISQVRRYYILWFRPEVMQTVNWAGNPNESIYLDVDGNVTLGPRKSFAKWQETVQLTSLAWKKSELDSAIALRNAIVGIVLSKADELAKINLELERSNRELSSFAYAASHDLKEPLRGIYNYSTVLIEDYAHVLDAEGIEYIETVVTLSVRMEALINALLRLAQLGKAQLRAKATDINELITQVIDIFYASRQYSQVLDIRIPRPLPTISCDAVLVNEVFSNLVGNALKYNDKPEQWVEIGYLDAAQQQTGENSAPVFYVRDNGIGIPDHHRETIFRLFKRLHSQEKFGGGVGAGLAIVKKIIELHNGQIWLESTVGLGSTFYFTLE encoded by the coding sequence ATGAGCCAGTCAGAAGAGACTACAGCCCAAAATCCTTTTTTGACTAACCACGATCGCAGAGCGATTCATCTAGCTGGCTCAATTCAACCTCATGGTGTCCTACTGGCACTGAATTCCCAGTTAGAGATTCTGCAAGTTAGTAACAATACACAGCAATACTTTGGCAAAGCTACCCAAGATTTGCTGGGTCAATCTTTAGACAGCTTATTTGAGGAACGACAAGTTGCAGTTATCAAGCAGTGTTGGGAAAAGAATATTGGTAGTGTCAGCAGTTATAAAGTAGCAATCATCACCAATCATCAAGAACAATTCTTTGATTGCATTGTCCACCGCACAGCAGATGTTTTGATTGTGGAATTGGAAGCGATGTCTACGACGGGCTACGCCTACGCATCTAATTCCGAAATCAGTTTCTTGAGTTTTCATGCTGTGGTGAGTGATGCGATCGCCCAAATGCAAAGCACTGCTAATCTGGTAGAATTCTTAGATTTAGTGGTGACAGAACTCCGCAAAATCACAGAGTTTGACCGAGTCATGGCGTATCAATTTGATGAGCAAGGGTCTGGTGCTGTAGTTGCGGAAGCCAAACGGGAGGATTTACCACCATATTTAGGGCTACATTATCCCGAAACAGATATTCCTATCGAGAGTCGAGAGTTATATACTCGCTGCAAACTGCGATTTATTCCAGATTTCAATGCTCAAGCAGTTAACCTCGTACCTATAAATCATCCCATAACCCACCAACCTCTAGATTTAAGCTTGTCTGTACTCAGGGGTGTGGATGCTTGCTGTGTGGAATTTCATCAAAATATGGGTGTGAGGGCGTTATTGGTAATCTCGCTGATGCAGGAAGGGAAGCTTTGGGGCTTAATATCTTGCCATCATCACACGCCCAAGCATCTGGCTTACGAAGTGCGAAAAATCTGCGAATTTCTCGGACAAATTGTCTCTTCAGAGTTAGCACACAAAGTTAGTTATTCGGAATGGGATTATGAGGTGAAGCTAAAAGCCCTCCAGTCTGAATTATTAGCTTCCATTTCCCAAGCTGATAACTTTATCGATGCTTTGATTAAACCAGAAATCCGCTTGCTGGATGTTGTCAGTGCTGCTGGTGCCGCAGTTTGTTTGGATAATGAAATTACGCTGGTGGGTGCAACACCCAATCTTGAGCAAGTTCAGGCTTTAATTGAATGGGCAGATACTCAGGTAAGGGAAAATTTATTTTATACCGATTCTTTAGCCAAGCTTTACCCCGATGGGATTGTCTTTAAAGATACTGCTAGCGGCTTGTTGTTGCTGCGGATTTCGCAAGTGCGGCGCTATTATATTCTCTGGTTTCGCCCGGAAGTGATGCAAACGGTGAATTGGGCAGGAAACCCCAATGAATCTATTTACCTTGATGTTGATGGTAATGTTACCTTAGGGCCGCGAAAATCCTTTGCCAAATGGCAGGAGACGGTGCAATTAACGTCCCTAGCTTGGAAAAAATCTGAACTGGATAGTGCGATCGCTCTCAGAAATGCGATCGTGGGGATTGTACTTTCTAAAGCCGATGAGTTAGCCAAAATTAACCTAGAGTTGGAACGCAGTAACCGTGAACTCAGTTCCTTTGCTTACGCTGCGTCTCACGATTTAAAGGAACCTTTGCGGGGTATCTATAATTACTCAACTGTGCTAATAGAAGACTATGCCCATGTACTGGATGCTGAGGGGATTGAATACATAGAAACAGTAGTCACCTTATCTGTCAGAATGGAAGCGCTGATTAATGCTTTGCTGCGACTGGCACAATTAGGAAAAGCACAATTACGTGCCAAAGCTACTGATATTAATGAATTAATCACCCAAGTAATTGATATCTTTTATGCCAGTCGCCAATACTCTCAGGTTTTGGATATTCGCATTCCTCGACCTTTACCAACAATTTCCTGTGATGCTGTGTTGGTAAACGAAGTTTTTAGTAACTTGGTTGGCAATGCGCTGAAATACAACGATAAACCAGAACAATGGGTAGAGATTGGCTATCTAGACGCTGCACAACAACAGACAGGCGAAAATTCTGCACCTGTATTTTACGTGCGCGATAACGGCATTGGCATTCCCGATCATCATCGAGAAACTATCTTCCGCTTGTTTAAGCGCCTCCATTCCCAAGAAAAATTCGGGGGAGGTGTTGGTGCAGGATTAGCGATTGTCAAGAAAATTATTGAGCTGCACAATGGGCAAATTTGGCTTGAGTCTACTGTTGGCCTTGGCTCAACGTTTTATTTTACGCTGGAATAG